Proteins from one Plasmodium gaboni strain SY75 chromosome 4, whole genome shotgun sequence genomic window:
- a CDS encoding putative 60S ribosomal protein L15, whose translation MGAYKYIQEIWKKKQSDAMHFLLRVRTWEYRQLPVVHRVSKPSRPDKARRLGYKAIQGFVIYRVRVRRGDRKKRVKKGIVHGKPKHQGVHKQKSTRNLKSVAEGKVGKSICGNLRVLNSYWVGQDAVYKYYEVILVDPNHNAVRNNPKVNWICNPVHKHRELRGLTSAGKKYRGLRVKGHLSAKSRPSIRANWKRRQLIKLKKCR comes from the exons atggGAGCTTATAAGTACATTCAAgaaatatggaaaaaaaagCAATCTGATGCTATgcattttttattaagaGTTAGAACATGGGAATATAG GCAACTGCCTGTTGTTCATAGAGTGTCAAAGCCCAGTAGGCCAGATAAAGCACGTCGTTTAGGATATAAAGCCATACAAGgatttgttatatatagaGTACGTGTTAGAAGAGGTgatagaaaaaaaagagtTAAGAAAGGTATTGTGCACGGTAAACCAAAACACCAAGGTGTTCACAAACAAAAATCAACAAGAAATTTAAAAAGTGTAGCTGAAGGTAAAGTTGGAAAAAGTATATGTGGAAATTTACGTGTATTAAATAGTTATTGGGTTGGTCAAGATGctgtatataaatattatgaagTTATATTAGTAGATCCAAATCATAATGCTGTAAGAAATAATCCAAAAGTTAACTGGATATGTAACCCTGTGCATAAACACAGAGAATTAAGAGGTCTCACTTCAGCAGGTAAGAAATATAGAGGATTACGTGTCAAAGGACACTTATCTGCTAAGAGTAGACCATCTATAAGAGCTAACTGGAAGAGAAGACAATTAAtcaaattaaaaaagtGTAGATAA
- a CDS encoding putative RING zinc finger protein — MAGYIFGNVQNNLNRARHSLANTLSDMRLDESYIKSIRMNIKKRFDKLMNKIIPFETIDENKRFVVIIEKKKNYENFRCPICMLILFKPVRTKCGHIFCRECIEKVLLKFDYCPLCRSFIKDKKLDNVDSSYLGSEYENIKIRCYKCKEITNIKNYENHIINHIMNIHKSNDKQKNSSEDGDNYNFLSIQKNKKNSNYLYSISNNYIHNFYHHINPYNFNSYFNKKFQIIFMNEFFNLLQKHNINTHIHNFYLLYGQNILHDFKHINVEVQDIMCDVFFIIKIRRKKKKKKNYNKNDVDDYLYIENSKYLSEEKNNIIMSNDINMNKYINSDFISNEEENKKDINQNYIITNNMKKKNSIIFNSYKKKLYTNDTFEMYQKKLLIHNKKTPNKYIYILFEYNTKNIFFTLLQNIPVFKNMNIIKLVKFNNKIMNSIEHTTNISKQLITLFSILNEKRILRTYHKYFYNSIHLFHELIYSLLFSKNQNQNKQNENIDVAYMQDIYEMEEKQLNDINYYNNSQNCHNYENDQNEEPSEKGYNYKNDQNEEPSQHYNNNDNFVEKIEHNFKNIFLKDYELMFILFYLKYEYRLPLQSEYLYLYSENFIAKILRDQEREQDIFISNVYSYHSLDIIQNENKMKGENILSSGNNGFVKNDKGIFIILKVQRGKLKNQDNNDNNIIDNKNNCNEILNNNQYINSIEENMNNSEYTNKKDFYKKYVQKNMNKINTNTKNINHYYDIHNVCYVIISYSTKGFQWYLNNSLDFLNKKQIEYKSQEVFFHIDKLILFFFNIRNKKYSSVFWNSTHLFQCMLNFCCE; from the coding sequence atggCTGGATACATTTTTGGAAATGTTCAGAATAACCTGAACAGGGCAAGGCACAGCTTAGCAAACACTCTTAGCGACATGAGATTAGATGAGAGTTATATTAAAAGTATTCGAATGAATATAAAGAAACGATTTGATAAAttaatgaataaaataataccTTTTGAAACTattgatgaaaataaaagatttgttgttattattgagaaaaaaaaaaattatgaaaatttCCGATGTCCTATATGtatgttaatattatttaaacCAGTAAGAACAAAATGTGGTCATATATTTTGTCGAGAATGTATAGAAAAAGTTCTCTTAAAATTTGATTATTGTCCTCTGTGTAGAAgttttataaaagataaGAAATTAGATAATGTAGATAGTAGTTATTTAGGTTCCgaatatgaaaatataaaaattcgatgttataaatgtaaagaaataacaaatataaaaaattatgaaaaccatataataaatcatataatgaatatacATAAAAGTAATGATAAACAAAAGAATTCAAGTGAAGATGgtgataattataattttcttagtatacagaaaaataaaaaaaatagtaattatttatattctatttcaaataattatatacataatttttatcatcatattaATCCATATAATTTCAATTCTTActttaataaaaaatttcaaattatttttatgaatgaattttttaatttattacaaaaacataatataaatacacatatacataatttttatcttttatatgGTCAAAACATTTTACATGattttaaacatataaatgtaGAAGTACAAGACATTATGTGTGATGTTTTCTTCATCATAAAAattagaagaaaaaaaaaaaaaaaaaaaaattataataaaaatgatgtggatgattatttatatatagaaaattcaaaatatttatcagaagaaaaaaataatattattatgtcgaacgatataaatatgaataaatatattaatagtGATTTCATTTCtaatgaagaagaaaataaaaaagatataaatcaaaattatattataacaaataatatgaagaagaaaaactctattatttttaattcttataaaaaaaaattatatactAATGATACATTTGAAATGTATcagaaaaaattattaatacataataaaaaaacaccaaataaatatatatatatcttatttgaatataatacgaaaaatatattttttacacTCCTACAAAATATACCagtatttaaaaatatgaatattataaaattgGTTAAgtttaataataaaataatgaattCTATAGAACACACAACAAATATCAGTAAACAGTTAATTACCCTCTTCTCTATTTtgaatgaaaaaagaattttaAGAACgtatcataaatatttctataattCTATTCATTTGTTTCATGAACTTATTTATTCTCTCcttttttcaaaaaatcaaaatcaaaataaacaaaatgaaaatatagatGTTGCATATATGCAAGACATATACGAAATGGAAGAAAAACAATTAAACgatataaattattataataattctcAAAATTGTCATAACTATGAAAATGATCAGAATGAAGAACCATCTGAAAAAGGTTATAACTATAAAAATGATCAGAATGAAGAACCATCTCaacattataataacaatgACAATTTTGTAGAAAAAATTGAACACaattttaaaaacatattCCTTAAAGATTATGAACTTATgttcattttattttatttgaaatatGAATATAGACTTCCATTGCAATCTGAATATCTCTATTTATATTCAGAAAATTTTATAGCAAAAATTTTAAGAGATCAAGAAAGAGAACaagatatttttatatcaaatGTGTATAGTTATCATAGTTTAgatataatacaaaatgaaaataaaatgaaaggagaaaatatattatcttcaGGAAATAATGGATTtgtaaaaaatgataaaggtatatttattatattaaaagtaCAAAGAGGcaaattaaaaaatcaAGATAACAATgacaataatattatagacaacaaaaataattgtaatgaaatattaaataataatcaatatattaattcaattgaagaaaatatgaacaattCTGAATATactaataaaaaagatttttataaaaaatatgttcagaaaaatatgaataaaataaatacaaatacaaaaaatataaatcattattatgatatacATAATGTCTgttatgttattatatcttATTCAACAAAAGGTTTTCAATGGTATcttaataattctttagattttttaaataaaaaacaaattgAATATAAAAGTCAAGAGgtattttttcatattgataaattaattcttttcttttttaatatcagaaataaaaagtataGTTCCGTCTTCTGGAACTCTACACATCTGTTTCAGTGCATGCTCAACTTTTGTTGTGAATAA
- a CDS encoding putative glutamyl-tRNA(Gln) amidotransferase subunit A yields MYLFFLIKIFYIIIIFFNIEKVNKYKSSCISLIKNNKLIRTPCFDYSKNCSSEINNNVHTLLCIENKKKRKKRKKEKNIIYIYQINKKCEHKKCGLMKKKCCLAFIPRNQKINNISINKHNNKNKKNVLLNDKKKKYIYNVIEKKHDYYNKHDSYDELNSSEIYQIRKEILNSPKNKLKDIFKKHITNKICNHNINKYNSFTYIYSKDNIYKQLDRLYNMYEKWDALNKQNKSQQLNRIKKLPKLFGVPIVLKDNIITKGIPTKAGSQILLKYIPTYNSTVVKKLKKYGAIIIGKTHMDEFAMGSCTNKSKNPFNEPILSCGGSSGGSASCVGSRIFNCSINTDTGGSIRTPAALCGCIGFKPSYGRISRYGIIPYNEETDVVGFIVNNVFDCSILLDALCGKDDRDITTINIEEMAEKEMENDNKCDDNIKRGDNINCGDNINCGDNINCGDNINCGDNINCGDSPISQNKKQNNQNYGKRKMKFFPLLKKYYFSNTFHSNTPLKNITFGYMNENDLKEYFVDNNIYENYIYVIESMKKLGSSFKKIELPNLIDYCYLYYLYSMTIANSNLSRINGINYNMDNINNESNFIKNIRSNLIDDNVLSRIISGSIISSHFQNKKNDINNIFHIMKQHLIYKLKEIFKNDINYILLPSLPRSNNLKDYDHNNINYTNEHKIQTNDINNNKNNITHGYNKYMKEIFSVISSISGFPSMVIPVGTFTKQFNEPLSFQIIGDNLNELGLLKVALAYKQHMQVNKKLYENLKMHQKDK; encoded by the coding sequence atgtaccttttttttttaataaaaatattttatattattattatattttttaatattgaaaaggtcaataaatataaatcttCTTGTATATCActcataaaaaataacaagCTTATAAGAACACCATGTTTTGattattcaaaaaattgttcctcagaaataaataataatgttcatacattattatgtatagaaaataagaaaaaaaggaagaaaagaaaaaaagaaaaaaatataatatatatatatcaaataaataaaaaatgtgaacataaaaaatgtggacttatgaaaaaaaaatgttgCCTAGCCTTTATACCAAGaaatcaaaaaattaacaaCATATCAattaataaacataataataagaacaaaaaaaacGTTCTTTTgaatgataaaaaaaaaaaatatatatataatgtcatagaaaaaaaacatgattattataataaacatgattcatatgatgaattaaattcttcagaaatatatcaaataagAAAAGAAATTCTTAATAGTcctaaaaataaattaaaagatattttcaaaaaacatataactaataaaatatgtaatcataatattaataaatataatagttttacttatatatattcaaagGATAATATCTATAAACAACTTGATAGACTCTACAATATGTATGAAAAATGGGATGCATTAAacaaacaaaataaatcaCAACAATTAAatagaattaaaaaattacCAAAATTATTTGGAGTACCCATTGTTCttaaagataatattataacaaaaGGAATACCTACAAAAGCAGGTAGCCAGATActtttgaaatatattcCAACATATAATAGCACAGTTgtaaagaaattaaaaaaatatggtGCTATTATTATTGGAAAAACACATATGGATGAATTTGCTATGGGTTCATGTACAAATAAATCAAAGAATCCATTTAATGAACCCATCTTATCATGTGGTGGTTCTTCGGGTGGGTCAGCTAGCTGTGTCGGTTCCAGAATTTTCAACTGTTCCATAAATACAGATACAGGAGGTTCTATCAGAACCCCAGCGGCTTTATGTGGTTGCATAGGATTCAAACCTAGTTATGGCAGGATAAGTAGATATGGAATTATACCTTATAATGAAGAAACAGATGTTGTTGGATTTATAGTTAATAATGTGTTTGATTGTAGTATATTATTAGATGCTTTGTGTGGTAAGGACGACAGGGATATTACTACGATAAATATTGAGGAAATGGCTGAAAAGGAAATGGAAAATGACAACAAATGTGATGATAATATCAAACGTGGTGATAATATCAATTGTGGTGATAATATCAATTGTGGTGATAATATCAATTGTGGTGATAATATCAATTGTGGTGATAATATCAATTGTGGTGATAGTCCTATAAGccaaaataaaaaacaaaacaatCAGAATTATGGTAAGAGAAAAATGAAATTCTTTCctttattaaaaaaatattatttctcAAATACCTTTCATAGTAATACAccattaaaaaatataacatttggttatatgaatgaaaacgatttaaaagaatattttgtagataataatatttatgagaattatatatatgtaatagAAAGTATGAAAAAACTAGGAtcatcttttaaaaaaatagaGTTACCAAATTTAATAGattattgttatttatattatttatattcaatGACTATAGCAAATAGTAATTTATCAAGAATAAATGgaataaattataatatggataatataaataatgaatcgaactttataaaaaacataaGATCTAATTTAATTGATGATAATGTATTATCTAGAATTATATCTGGATCAATTATTTCTTCCcattttcaaaataaaaaaaatgacataaataatatatttcatataatgaaacaacacttaatatataaattaaaggaaatttttaaaaatgatataaattatattttattaccATCATTACCAAGAtctaataatttaaaagattatgatcataataatattaattatacTAATGAACATAAAATTCAAAcaaatgatattaataataataaaaataatataactcatggatataataaatatatgaaagaaatattttcaGTCATATCATCTATTAGTGGTTTTCCAAGTATGGTAATACCTGTAGGTACTTTTACAAAACAATTTAATGAGCCCTTATCATTTCAAATCATAGGAGATAATTTAAACGAATTAGGATTATTAAAGGTTGCCTTGGCTTATAAGCAACATATGCAagttaataaaaaattatatgaaaatttaaaaatgcATCAAAAAGATAAgtaa
- a CDS encoding putative RNA-binding protein: MNETKEDTSDRADEVSLENLSFEKLSFEKLSSEKDSSEKDSSEKDSLEKDSLEKDSLEKDSLEKDSLEKDSLEKPSSEKPSSEKPSSKKPSSDKEEDEKKNAVKNKNLKKSNKKIIKKNKKKGKLKKNNTKENQTATTISNNDHNKNNHVCSNKSNNPMIIPSHIPPPPPTSKPPPPPPPKEKNQIEKWTLRKNSTYSIRTNIDLHTTTNGNLISNNNFSNILITNQNNNHNIQHIINNTNRNIQNDNINNIAIHSTGSLSIGNNQIVGKPTLTPKTINNQWNINNNYNKKGEHNINVKKLSSVDLKVSTNYNINANNKKNDIINNNMMYYNITNNIIDKDKYKNHIQIRHASYYQNRNPINLIKEQEDKNKKNTLLPNSNINQINTDPIYYMNKSSYEYNIKGNVIYPPKFPALSNISSTRPYMLKAPPELVLIFLALPKTSSKILKKNAGGFPSYSKEAPPPNHFSSRKLSEPIINMCPTNMKCLPPVPGSFHESKMVPMKYHPYESHVDNMKYSYKAKGNKMNTPMSDKKPHNIIVTNIPKDLSAQEIMETFKCVGNVLGADIMLTSKGTHSGRACITFPDFESASLAASQYDGGTLNNQKIKVFLE, translated from the exons ATGAATGAAACGAAAGAAGATACTTCCGACAGAGCAGATGAGGTGTCATTAGAAAATCTGTCCTTTGAAAAACTCTCGTttgaaaaattatcatCAGAAAAAGATTCATCAGAAAAAGATTCGTCAGAAAAAGATTCGTTAGAAAAAGATTCGCTAGAAAAAGATTCATTAGAAAAAGATTCATTAGAAAAAGATTCATTAGAAAAAGATTCGTTAGAAAAGCCCTCGTCAGAAAAACCCTCGTCAGAAAAACCCTCATCAAAAAAACCTTCATCTGATAAAGAGGAGgacgaaaaaaaaaatgcagtaaaaaataaaaacttaaaaaaaagtaacAAAAAGATTATcaaaaagaataaaaagaaagggaaattaaaaaaaaataatacaaaagAAAATCAAACAGCTACTACAATTTCAAATAATGATcataataagaataatcATGTTTGTAGTAATAAATCTAATAATCCTATGATTATTCCTTCTCATATCCCACCGCCTCCACCTACATCAAAACCTCCCCCTCCGCCACCTccaaaagaaaaaaatcAAATTGAAAAATGGActttaagaaaaaattcAACCTATAGTATCAGAACAAATATTGATCTACACACAACAACAAACGGAAATTTAAttagtaataataatttttcaaatattttaattacaaatcaaaataataatcataatatacaacatattataaacaaTACAAACAGgaatatacaaaatgataatataaataatattgcTATTCATTCGACTGGTTCACTTTCAATAGGTAATAATCAAATAGTAGGGAAACCAACCTTAACTCCtaaaacaataaataatcaatggaatataaataataattataataaaaaaggagaacataatataaatgtgaAGAAATTAAGTTCTGTTGACTTAAAAGTTTCTAcaaattataatatcaatgcaaataataaaaaaaatgatattattaataataatatgatgtattataatatcacaaataatattatagataaagacaaatataaaaatcatATTCAAATACGACATGCAtcatattatcaaaatagAAATCCTATAAATCTAATTAAAGAACAAGAAgataaaaacaaaaaaaatactcTCTTACCAAATAGTAATATTAACCAAATAAATACAGATcctatatattatatgaacaaatcatcatatgaatataatataaaaggaAACGTTATATACCCTCCAAAGTTTCCAGCTCTATCGAACATTTCTTCAACTAGGCCATATATGTTGAAAGCCCCCCCCGAACTTG ttttaatttttttagCCTTACCTAAGACATCATCcaaaattttaaaaaaaaatgcGGGTGGATTTCCGAGTTATTCAAAGGAGGCACCTCCACCTAATCATTTTTCATCGAGAAAATTATCAGAGCCTA TTATAAATATGTGCCCAACTAATATGAAATGTCTGCCACCAGTTCCAGGCTCTTTCCATGAAAGCAAAATGGTCCCTATGAAATACCATCCAT atgaATCGCATGTGgataatatgaaatattcttataaagccaaaggaaataaaatgaatacaCCTATGAGTGATAAAAAACCCCATAATATAATAGTTACAAAT atACCTAAAGATTTAAGCGCACAAGAAATCATGGAAACTTTTAAATGTGTAGGGAATGTGTTAGGAGCCGACATAATGTTAACAAGCAAg GGTACCCATTCTGGGCGTGCTTGTATTACATTTCCTGATTTTGAATCGGCCTCGCTAGCAGcaa GTCAGTATGACGGGGGAACCTTAAACaatcaaaaaattaaagtATTTTTAGAATGa